A region of Theileria annulata chromosome 2, complete sequence, *** SEQUENCING IN PROGRESS *** DNA encodes the following proteins:
- a CDS encoding eukaryotic translation initiation factor 3, putative (chr2.C.cand.348 - PF01398 Mov34/MPN/PAD-1 family) has translation MDFVNTKPHRGFVGKSSTLSDYNNNNNPVQKTQSYVEIDSLVLIKAIKHCKDNYPVPVNGQLLGLDFGDRLEVTNCFPYPQKRDIYNSIIKDKNTNTLAENEIEEKADEEFVKYQELMTELVHDVRVDCFAIGWYQTVNFGDLQSKDAIDNLVIYQDVVDKAIMLGFDPVSTTGEVSFKAYRASDQLLSVYHSSDPDVRKFNALKGTEILEEVPIVIKNSILSEVFLSQYFSDSLIQNTYVFDVLDAYHNNYLEKNLEFLSQSLEALCDNQEKFIRYQRDYTKLVQQQKQLLERRRLENEQCKLKGEPLLPMPEFDNTLLKKIEAPSQLSTIIMSNECTTHTKDINSLCFDNIAKMYLLYHRLHSKQ, from the coding sequence atGGATTTTGTGAACACTAAGCCTCACCGAGGCTTTGTAGGAAAGTCTTCAACGCTTTCagattataataataacaacAATCCGGTTCAAAAAACCCAGTCTTACGTAGAAATTGATAGCTTAGTTCTAATAAAAGCCATTAAACACTGTAAAGATAACTACCCTGTACCAGTTAATGGCCAACTCCTAGGACTTGATTTTGGAGATAGACTTGAAGTCACAAACTGTTTCCCATACCCCCAAAAACGAGATATTTATAACTCAATAATAAAAGACAAGAACACAAACACCTTGGCTGAGaatgaaattgaagaaaAGGCAGATGAGGAGTTCGTTAAATACCAAGAGCTGATGACTGAATTGGTACACGATGTAAGAGTTGACTGCTTTGCAATAGGCTGGTACCAAACGGTAAACTTTGGGGACCTCCAGTCTAAAGATGCAATTGAcaatttagttatttatcaaGACGTAGTAGATAAAGCCATAATGCTTGGTTTTGACCCTGTATCTACAACGGGGGAGGTATCATTTAAGGCATACCGTGCCTCTGACCAGTTGCTATCAGTTTATCACAGTTCGGATCCTGATGTTAGAAAGTTCAACGCCCTTAAGGGAACAGAGATTTTGGAAGAGGTCCCAATTGTCATCAAAAACTCCATTTTGTCAGAGGTTTTTCTTAGCCAGTACTTTTCAGATAGCCTAATACAAAACACATACGTTTTCGACGTACTTGACGCATACCATAACAACTACCTGGAAAAGAATTTAGAATTTCTTTCTCAGTCACTGGAAGCACTATGCGACAACCAAGAAAAGTTTATACGATATCAACGAGACTATACAAAGCTCGTCCAGCAGCAGAAGCAACTCCTGGAAAGAAGAAGGTTGGAAAATGAACAGTGTAAACTAAAGGGTGAACCTCTTTTACCCATGCCGGAATTTGATAATACTCTTCTTAAAAAAATCGAGGCTCCATCACAACTATCAACAATCATTATGAGCAATGAGTGTACGACTCACACGAAGGATATTAACTCACTTTGCTTCGACAACATCGCCAAAATGTACCTATTGTATCACAGATTACACAGTAAACAGTAA
- a CDS encoding uncharacterized protein (chr2.C.cand.349 - hypothetical protein), whose translation MTGICLPEPYNPNTQVIGQGNTAPNFAEKSKQLTYESLKKSPPKYASEYNVLHEPISTIRLSNSVSDTHRLGRNVYQPPVQRRTEEKSNPNHLKNNLSYSTKYDQLPVAGVKIPVSGMKRVGIPNKLSGVSNRNRGANYESLTSRNFNDSFTTNCEYLERMSSIDSKDFVPFETNDPDFLRNLMYYEKLKMGLLDSSDKDQTQVKSNYETRNKLNDVNNRKQNYNENLLQMTKPQNKSSQIPKSSFSRDTKNKSEECRTDSKYYELSKGELCNGIASIGLALSKVFRLTGSGVLFLCSSLTDNLEELITSHKQKDNKSEDSSYINDIRNAMASMYDKGKAYNLNSEIHHNESGGQNHYKCQYPCSSHDHMNKDLRHVPYLRDTFNPKYGVMRDHYNQNYNLRESQGKMQHYQENYGINKGLDTRHTVCHTDYDYDKYDRPINNDYNNPIILNNIRIDYDSDLDDFDNKNNFIDLNSNIFSNFSNGNIGVGNLDYKYENKPDVRGQYDLKTSIPVSNQRNPVSNFKFTNSPMINMTAPNDRIGPGANRIASDMINSFDFHKTVDQVQMKKTKAPQEHFAVPSVVGYGSNNAMPPQTSPEHNQNDLSLLNTPNSTNSQNGNIIIRATRRPSEVTDTSSSSSTSNANTSSVNTTSDTSYNSIDNTTSSTSSSNITSNTSSSNITSNTSSSNITSNTSSSNITSNTSSSNITSNTSSSNTDSSKNDNVNNYTTPVYKKYNNEEERINEIKKMEVKHGLNIILQEQQKKIEAETFSDTEVEPNEIELKKKAKKKMFIFSRK comes from the coding sequence ATGACTGGGATATGTTTGCCTGAACCTTATAACCCAAACACGCAAGTCATTGGTCAGGGCAACACCGCACCTAATTTTGCGGAAAAGTCAAAACAACTGACCTATGAATCTCTTAAGAAGAGTCCACCTAAATATGCATCAGAATATAACGTATTACATGAGCCCATATCTACAATCAGGCTCAGTAACAGTGTGTCCGATACTCATCGGCTTGGAAGAAACGTCTATCAACCACCAGTTCAAAGAAGGACAGAAGAAAAATCTAACCCAAACCAccttaaaaataatttaagttATAGTACAAAGTATGACCAGTTGCCTGTTGCAGGAGTCAAAATTCCAGTTTCTGGGATGAAAAGAGTTGGAATACCAAACAAATTAAGTGGTGTAAGTAACAGAAATAGAGGAGCCAATTATGAATCGCTCACATCAAGAAACTTTAACGACTCATTTACTACCAACTGTGAATATCTAGAAAGAATGTCATCAATTGATAGCAAAGATTTTGTCCCATTTGAGACTAACGACCCAGACTTCTTAAGAAATTTAATGTACTATgagaaattgaaaatggGCCTTTTGGATAGTTCAGATAAGGACCAAACTCAGGTTAAAAGTAACTATGAGACACGCAATAAACTAAACGATGTGAATAATCGCAAACAGAATTATAATGAAAACTTGCTACAAATGACTAAACCTCAGAACAAGTCTTCTCAGATTCCAAAATCGTCATTTTCTCGTGACACAAAGAATAAATCTGAGGAATGTAGAACAGATTCGAAGTATTATGAGTTATCAAAGGGAGAATTATGCAATGGAATCGCATCGATAGGATTGGCTCTAAGTAAGGTGTTTAGGCTAACAGGTAGCGGAGTTTTGTTTCTATGTAGTTCACTTACGGATAATTTAGAAGAATTAATTACATCTCATAAACAAAAGGACAATAAAAGCGAAGATAGTtcatatattaatgatattaGGAATGCTATGGCTAGTATGTATGACAAGGGTAAAGCTTATAACTTAAATAGTGAGATTCACCACAATGAATCTGGTGGTCAAAATCATTACAAGTGTCAGTATCCTTGCAGTTCACATGACCATATGAATAAGGATTTACGACATGTACCCTATTTACGTGACACATTTAACCCCAAATATGGTGTTATGCGTGACCATTATAACCAGAATTATAACTTGAGAGAAAGTCAAGGTAAAATGCAACATTATCAAGAAAATTATGGGATTAATAAGGGACTCGACACCAGACATACTGTTTGTCATACAGACTATGACTACGATAAGTATGATAGGCCCATCAACAATGATTACAACAATCcaattatattaaacaatattaGAATTGACTACGACTCAGATTTAGACGATTTTGacaataaaaataactttATTGACCTGAATTCCAATATTTTTAGCAACTTTAGCAATGGAAACATCGGAGTTGGAAACTTAGACTACAAGTATGAAAATAAACCTGATGTTAGGGGACAGTACGATCTCAAGACTTCCATACCAGTTTCCAATCAGAGGAATCCTGTTTCAAATTTCAAGTTTACAAACTCTCCTATGATTAACATGACGGCTCCAAATGATCGCATAGGTCCAGGAGCCAATCGCATAGCTTCGGATATGATTAATTCCTTTGACTTTCACAAGACTGTTGACCAGGTTCAAATGAAAAAGACCAAGGCCCCTCAGGAGCACTTTGCGGTCCCTAGTGTGGTAGGCTATGGATCAAATAATGCCATGCCACCACAAACCTCTCCTGAACATAACCAAAATGACCTCTCTCTGTTAAATACCCCAAATTCAACAAACTCCCAAAACGgtaatattatcattagGGCCACTCGAAGGCCTTCTGAAGTAACTGATACTTCGAGTAGTTCCAGTACCAGTAACGCTAACACTAGTAGTGTGAACACGACCAGTGATACTAGTTATAACAGTATAGACAATACAACCAGCAGTACAAGTTCTAGTAATATAACTAGTAATACAAGTTCTAGTAATATAACTAGTAATACAAGTTCTAGTAATATAACTAGTAATACAAGTTCTAGTAACATAACTAGTAATACAAGCTCTAGTAACATAACTAGTAATACAAGCTCTAGTAACACTGATAGTAGCAAGAAtgataatgttaataacTATACAACACCcgtttataaaaaatataataatgaagagGAGAGAATTAATGAGATAAAGAAGATGGAGGTTAAACACGGCCTAAATATCATTCTACAGGAACAGCAGAAGAAGATAGAAGCTGAAACTTTCTCCGATACGGAGGTAGAACCAAATGAAATAGAATTAAAGAAGAAAGCAAAAAAGaaaatgtttatattttcaagaaaataa